A single Dreissena polymorpha isolate Duluth1 chromosome 14, UMN_Dpol_1.0, whole genome shotgun sequence DNA region contains:
- the LOC127857070 gene encoding nascent polypeptide-associated complex subunit alpha, muscle-specific form-like isoform X36, translating to MLYANIVVIKRNGSDGASFPLTSTSCLFGRNHDCDIRIQLPQVGLEHCRLEVNENKEVFLVNLNKGHQVEVNGKPIQDSVQLNHKDVFSIIDRLFRLEFPTLSPQKMLKTPSSTPKATSKTPGKSPAISRKQSPSPGRHATPLAGHQPRGRTPKPSPKSILVAQNTPVSVKTTPIARPGSTPSSVKSVSKTKLTPRALSTPVVDMSQPGSSKKPFTSKTNSMNILANPIVEAVKQSTHSVPSPKVATPKQATPKPASAKVATPKPATPTVASPKVSTPKPANPRVASPKVATPKPATPRAESPRVATPKPATPRAASPKVATPKPATPRAQSPKVATPKPATPRAASPKVATPKPATSRAASPKVATPKPATPGAASPKVATPKPATPRAASPKVATPKPATPRAESPKVATPKPATYRAASPKVATPKPATPKAASPKVATPDPATPKPASTNVASPKPATPRAASPKVATPKPATPKAASPKKTPKSTTPLAWTTTPKVIFDTNNSAGKKTKDTPKAKNPVTPKSSSKKRPADDQGSAVAPSAKRKRVSFGPKLSPELFVKKLPPSTPVRRGALPPRVVELPKPSSSPLLKRRSLAAPQKSPIREESPAKKSSPKSAKKTLATVPGTPDAPSTSVSTAPAEKSPKGRSPSPKKPAGRSRSVSPAKKSQSPSSKGRRSTPLAAVSKSDTPVAVVAPLPSTPTTKEQSPKKSPKNTTPSQQRSRSVSPSKRSPKSSSPRSHSASPAQSPKSSKKTQLHQAVVNPVAEVARPPSPRKSTSPFKKASSETPKSQPKLSSPKTLPSKASSKAASPKRARSLSSSTKSTPKSGRKSSPVKSAKKLAKKSSRKSAGDANLKGLKRLMKTPKNKTNNNINESFTGLADMLLQSTPIISTPASARSKARPASPVNTVVESAAVPAVESASVLKAVKTPKSIKKSTPKSATLKSIKKTPRMEKNLKRKRSSPGMIVTVAVKRMKIGSPTPTKTLSPPVSLKKAVALRAIHGKKATPKLPKKTWADIVKKPAAVKTTPPKQQQSGPLVTAEGKNRTPPTVVRKAFPKTPRTKAALLAPSTGHIESPVTIIIGKKNRLVSKTPLRLPKKGRKSMIKKDKKKSMGRMSLGGVADLFTTPPQKSPVSSLSTPASNVGTPDSVLYADIPDTPNGPGEMFVSPLSVGKKSARKSVNLVGVKELFKGKTPAKSPSTPSGLKRMLASPKPTASPASPSGVARLFATPVSKPKASPAKSSSKKLTARKAVTNPKTVSPLSARGKKRALSPADFPLSKKPKLSGDVRAAVVESPVPATPKPARGTRNGGLKKLKTPVKTLKRTPKSKAVVKEVKSASPAKKGRSTRAGLKADTPAKSATQVKEAAVTVEASPAKKGRRGKPATPAKKTPVKKAAAAEKASVVVVDVPTPVEEKVAASPAKKGRATRRGKPASPAKKTPVKKTPVKKTPVKKTAVAKKTPEAISAPATEVSVPAPVQEEKVAASPVKKGRATRRGKPATPVKKTPVKKTPVKKTPVKKTPVKKTAVAKKAPEAISAPAPEVNVPAPVQEEKVATPVIAKLTGGRRAKVVVSPLKKSTKSAKKSPTPAKRGRAATAAVPLLETAAEQVTTVQQSAPTMEKVSTPAKASPVKKGRSTRRGKAASPVKKTPVKKAQATKAAPKPVTPVVQQEAIKVNSPVKSSPVKQGRTTRRGKAASPVKKTPVKKGQVTKAAPKTATPVKEQEVIKVATPAKATPAKKGRATRAAPKPATLVVEAPTVENTSQKRKAEVVDTVPAKKGKAASAETFVTATEPTVVVSPAKKGRAATRRGKAASPAKKGSSTKIAPVVAALVAEPEPVIVTVVKAKPGKRKAAEPGVAASPKKVKAAPQPSVKADSPVKAKRSTKGKEATPKVKKEKLAVKKATPAKRVTRARR from the exons GTTTTTCTGGTAAACTTGAATAAAGGTCACCAGGTGGAAGTAAACGGAAAGCCAATTCAGGATTCTGTTCAACTGAATCACAAAGACGTGTTCTCCATCATCGATAGGTTATTTCGTCTTGAATTTCCTACACTATCACCTCAGAAGATGCTGAAGACCCCATCATCCACCCCAAAG GCCACGTCAAAAACCCCTGGAAAATCGCCTGCAATCTCCCGCAAGCAGTCCCCCTCACCAGGACGCCATGCCACCCCTTTAGCCGGTCACCAGCCAAGAGGAAGAACACCAAAACCTTCACCAAAGTCCATACTAGTTGCCCAGAATACTCCAGTGTCTGTTAAAACCACACCTATTGCAAGACCGGGTTCAACTCCATCTTCTGTTAAATCTGTTTCTAAAACCAAGCTCACTCCAAGGGCTTTGTCAACTCCAGTTGTTGACATGAGCCAACCCGGTTCTTCAAAGAAGCCTTTTACATCTAAGACAAATTCAATGAATATTTTGGCGAATCCAATAGTGGAGGCTGTAAAACAATCTACACATAGCGTTCCAAGTCCTAAGGTTGCAACACCCAAACAAGCTACTCCTAAGCCAGCAAGCGCAAAGGTAGCCACTCCTAAGCCAGCAACTCCAACGGTGGCAAGTCCGAAGGTATCTACCCCTAAGCCAGCAAACCCAAGGGTGGCAAGTCCAAAGGTTGCCACTCCTAAGCCAGCAACACCTAGGGCCGAAAGTCCTAGGGTAGCCACTCCTAAACCAGCAACACCTAGAGCTGCAAGTCCAAAGGTAGCCACTCCTAAACCAGCAACACCTAGGGCCCAAAGTCCAAAG GTAGCCACTCCTAAACCAGCAACACCTAGGGCCGCGAGTCCAAAGGTAGCCACTCCTAAACCAGCAACATCTAGGGCCGCAAGTCCAAAGGTAGCCACTCCTAAACCAGCAACACCTGGGGCCGCAAGTCCAAAGGTAGCCACTCCTAAACCAGCAACACCTAGGGCAGCAAGTCCAAAGGTTGCCACTCCTAAGCCAGCAACACCTAGGGCAGAAAGTCCAAAGGTAGCCACTCCTAAACCAGCAACATACAGGGCCGCGAGTCCAAAAGTAGCCACTCCTAAGCCAGCAACACCTAAGGCAGCAAGTCCAAAGGTAGCCACTCCTGATCCAGCCACCCCAAAACCAGCAAGTACAAATGTGGCTTCTCCGAAACCAGCAACACCCAGGGCGGCGAGTCCAAAGGTTGCCACTCCTAAACCTGCAACACCTAAGGCAGCAAGTCCAAAGAAGACACCTAAATCCACAACACCATTGGCGTGGACAACTACTCCAAAG GTCATCTTTGATACAAATAACAGTGCTGGCAAGAAAACTAAAG ACACACCCAAGGCCAAGAATCCTGTCACCCCAAAAAGCAGTAGTAAAAAGAGGCCAGCAGATGACCAAGGCAGTGCTGTTGCACCATCAGCTAAGCGAAAACGCGTGTCATTTGGTCCAAAACTGAGCCCAGAGTTGTTTGTTAAAAAGCTGCCCCCCTCAACCCCTGTGCGCCGTGGGGCTCTGCCCCCCAGGGTTGTCGAATTGCCAAAACCTTCATCATCACCTTTGCTGAAAAGACGCTCACTTGCTGCACCGCAGAAGTCGCCTATCCGGGAGGAATCACCTGCAAAGAAGTCTTCTCCAAAAAGTGCAAAGAAGACTTTGGCAACTGTTCCTGGTACTCCGGATGCTCCATCCACCTCAGTTTCTACAGCTCCTGCAGAGAAATCACCCAAGGGACGATCACCTTCACCCAAGAAACCAGCTGGAAGGAGTCGATCTGTTTCTCCTGCTAAGAAGAGCCAGTCTCCATCTTCCAAGGGCAGAAGATCCACCCCGCTTGCAGCTGTATCTAAATCTGATACTCCAGTAGCTGTTGTTGCCCCTTTGCCATCTACACCTACTACAAAGGAGCAATCCCCTAAGAAATCTCCCAAAAATACAACTCCCAGCCAGCAGAGAAGTCGCTCCGTCTCTCCGAGTAAGAGATCTCCTAAAAGTTCGAGCCCTAGAAGTCATTCAGCTTCACCAGCCCAGTCTCCTAAGAGTTCTAAGAAGACACAGCTTCACCAAGCAGTTGTTAATCCCGTTGCTGAGGTTGCAAGACCACCTTCACCAAGAAAGTCTACATCACCCTTCAAGAAGGCTTCCTCAGAGACCCCTAAATCTCAGCCCAAGCTGTCATCACCTAAAACTTTGCCATCGAAAGCTTCATCAAAAGCAGCTTCACCTAAGCGTGCAAGGTCTCTGTCATCTTCAACAAAATCTACACCAAAGTCTGGACGCAAATCATCCCCAGTCAAATCAGCTAAAAAGTTGGCTAAGAAGAGTTCTAGAAAGTCTGCTGGTGATGCCAATCTGAAGGGCTTGAAAAGACTAATGAAGACACCCAAAAACAAAACtaataacaatataaatgagAGTTTTACTGGTTTAGCGGATATGTTGCTGCAAAGCACACCAATCATTTCAACACCAGCATCTGCTAGGTCAAAGGCAAGACCTGCTTCACCAGTGAATACAGTTGTTGAATCTGCTGCAGTTCCAGCTGTTGAATCTGCTTCAGTTCTTAAAGCAGTAAAGACCCCCAAATCCATCAAGAAATCAACACCCAAGTCAGCCACACTTAAGTCAATAAAAAAGACCCCAAGAATGGAAAAGAATCTTAAGCGCAAGAGGTCTTCCCCAGGCATGATCGTGACTGTTGCAGTAAAGAGAATGAAAATTGGTTCTCCTACCCCAACAAAGACGCTATCCCCTCCAGTGTCACTCAAGAAAGCAGTCGCTTTGAG GGCTATCCATGGTAAGAAAGCCACACCTAAACTCCCAAAGAAGACATGGGCTGATATTGTGAAAAAGCCTGCAGCAGTTAAAACTACTCCCCCAAAACAACAGCAGTCTGGACCTTTGGTGACAGCAGAAGGGAAAAATAGAACACCCCCAACTGTTGTTCGAAAG GCTTTTCCTAAAACGCCCAGAACCAAAGCTGCCTTGCTGGCTCCTTCGACTGGTCATATTGAGTCCCCAGTCACTATTATCATTGGTAAGAAGAATCGCCTGGTGTCCAAGACCCCTCTTCGATTGCCAAAGAAGGGAAGAAAGAGTATGATTAAG AAGGACAAGAAGAAGTCAATGGGCAGGATGAGTCTTGGTGGTGTTGCAGATCTTTTCACAACTCCACCTCAGAAGTCGCCAGTGTCTTCCCTCTCCACGCCAGCATCCAATGTTGGTACGCCTGACTCAGTGCTGTACGCAGATATACCAGACACTCCTAATGGCCCTGGTGAAATGTTTGTGTCTCCTCTGTCAGTTGGCAAGAAGTCAGCCAGGAAAAGTGTGAACTTGGTTGGAGTGAAAGAGCTCTTTAAGGGAAAGACTCCAGCGAAATCACCTTCAACCCCATCTGGCTTGAAGAGAATGCTTGCCTCCCCCAAGCCAACAGCAAGTCCGGCTAGTCCATCAGGGGTAGCAAGGTTGTTTGCCACACCTGTGAGCAAACCTAAG GCCTCTCCTGCCAAATCGTCAAGCAAGAAGTTGACTGCAAGGAAGGCTGTGACAAATCCTAAAACAGTGTCACCTCTCTCAGCTAG AGGTAAGAAGCGTGCTTTGTCCCCGGCTGATTTTCCACTCAGTAAGAAGCCGAAGCTATCCGGAGATGTGAGAGCTGCTGTTGTCGAGTCTCCTGTACCAGCTACACCCAAACCAGCAAG GGGAACACGGAATGGTGGGCTTAAAAAGCTGAAGACTCCAGTCAAGACGCTGAAACGTACTCCTAAATCCAAGGCAGTGGTTAAGGAAGTGAAATCAGCCTCCCCAGCCAAAAAGGGCCGATCTACAAGGGCTGGACTTAAGGCAGACACTCCAGCGAAATCTGCCACACAAGTGAAAGAGGCTGCTGTCACAG TTGAAGCCAGTCCAGCAAAGAAAGGAAGGCGAGGGAAGCCAGCAACTCCAGCCAAGAAAACTCCAGTCAAGAAGGCAGCTGCAGCTGAAAAGGCATCTGTGGTAGTTGTAGATGTACCGACTCCAGTAGAAGAGAAAG TTGCAGCCAGTCCTGCAAAGAAAGGAAGGGCTACAAGGCGAGGAAAGCCAGCTTCTCCAGCTAAGAAAACACCAGTAAAGAAGACACCAGTTAAGAAAACACCAGTAAAGAAGACAGCTGTAGCTAAGAAGACACCAGAAGCCATATCAGCACCTGCAACAGAAGTTAGTGTACCAGCACCTGTACAAGAAGAGAAAG TTGCAGCCAGTCCTGTAAAGAAAGGAAGGGCTACAAGGCGAGGAAAGCCAGCTACTCCAGTTAAGAAAACACCAGTAAAGAAGACGCCAGTTAAGAAAACACCTGTAAAGAAGACGCCTGTTAAGAAGACAGCTGTAGCTAAGAAGGCACCAGAAGCCATATCGGCACCTGCACCAGAAGTTAATGTGCCAGCACCTGTACAAGAAGAAAAAG TTGCCACCCCAGTAATAGCCAAGCTCACAGGCGGTCGCCGTGCCAAGGTGGTTGTTAGTCCACTTAAGAAAAGCACAAAATCTGCCAAGAAATCCCCCACTCCTGCCAAGAGGGGTAGAGCTGCAACGGCTGCTGTCCCTTTACTGGAAACAGCTGCTGAACAAGTCACAACAGTGCAACAATCGGCACCAACTATGGAGAAAG TTTCTACCCCAGCTAAGGCGTCTCCAGTAAAGAAGGGCCGTTCAACACGCCGTGGTAAGGCTGCAAGTCCAGTCAAAAAGACCCCTGTCAAGAAGGCACAAGCAACAAAGGCTGCACCTAAACCTGTTACTCCTGTTGTGCAACAAGAAGCTATTAAAG TGAATTCCCCAGTTAAGTCCTCTCCAGTAAAGCAGGGCCGTACAACAAGACGAGGAAAGGCTGCAAGCCCAGTCAAGAAGACACCTGTCAAGAAGGGACAAGTAACAAAGGCTGCACCTAAAACTGCTACACCTGTTAAAGAACAAGAAGTTATTAAAG TTGCTACCCCAGCCAAGGCCACCCCAGCCAAGAAGGGACGTGCAACAAGGGCTGCACCTAAGCCTGCTACTCTTGTTGTTGAAG CACCTACTGTAGAGAATACCAGCCAGAAACGGAAAGCAGAAGTTGTGGACACTGTTCCTGCTAAAAAGGGCAAAGCAGCATCTGCAGAAACTTTTGTGACAGCAACAG aGCCTACTGTTGTGGTCTCTCCTGCAAAGAAGGGGCGAGCAGCGACAAGGCGTGGAAAGGCAGCTAGTCCTGCAAAAAAGGGGAGTTCTACAAAAATTGCCCCAGTAGTTGCAGCACTTGTGGCTGAACCAGAGCCTGTCATAG TGACCGTGGTAAAAGCAAAGCCAGGAAAGAGAAAGGCTGCTGAACCAGGGGTAGCAGCATCTCCGAAGAAAGTTAAAGCAGCACCTCAGCCATCTGTTAAAGCTG ATTCGCCAGTGAAAGCCAAGCGTTCAACCAAAGGTAAAGAAGCTACCCCTAAAGTGAAGAAAGAGAAGCTGGCTGTCAAGAAAGCAACTCCTGCTAAACGCGTCACAAGGGCAAGAAGATAA
- the LOC127857070 gene encoding nascent polypeptide-associated complex subunit alpha, muscle-specific form-like isoform X45 — MLYANIVVIKRNGSDGASFPLTSTSCLFGRNHDCDIRIQLPQVGLEHCRLEVNENKEVFLVNLNKGHQVEVNGKPIQDSVQLNHKDVFSIIDRLFRLEFPTLSPQKMLKTPSSTPKATSKTPGKSPAISRKQSPSPGRHATPLAGHQPRGRTPKPSPKSILVAQNTPVSVKTTPIARPGSTPSSVKSVSKTKLTPRALSTPVVDMSQPGSSKKPFTSKTNSMNILANPIVEAVKQSTHSVPSPKVATPKQATPKPASAKVATPKPATPTVASPKVSTPKPANPRVASPKVATPKPATPRAESPRVATPKPATPRAASPKVATPKPATPRAQSPKVATPKPATPRAASPKVATPKPATPGAASPKVATPKPATPRAASPKVATPKPATPRAESPKVATPKPATYRAASPKVATPKPATPKAASPKVATPDPATPKPASTNVASPKPATPRAASPKVATPKPATPKAASPKKTPKSTTPLAWTTTPKVIFDTNNSAGKKTKDTPKAKNPVTPKSSSKKRPADDQGSAVAPSAKRKRVSFGPKLSPELFVKKLPPSTPVRRGALPPRVVELPKPSSSPLLKRRSLAAPQKSPIREESPAKKSSPKSAKKTLATVPGTPDAPSTSVSTAPAEKSPKGRSPSPKKPAGRSRSVSPAKKSQSPSSKGRRSTPLAAVSKSDTPVAVVAPLPSTPTTKEQSPKKSPKNTTPSQQRSRSVSPSKRSPKSSSPRSHSASPAQSPKSSKKTQLHQAVVNPVAEVARPPSPRKSTSPFKKASSETPKSQPKLSSPKTLPSKASSKAASPKRARSLSSSTKSTPKSGRKSSPVKSAKKLAKKSSRKSAGDANLKGLKRLMKTPKNKTNNNINESFTGLADMLLQSTPIISTPASARSKARPASPVNTVVESAAVPAVESASVLKAVKTPKSIKKSTPKSATLKSIKKTPRMEKNLKRKRSSPGMIVTVAVKRMKIGSPTPTKTLSPPVSLKKAVALRAIHGKKATPKLPKKTWADIVKKPAAVKTTPPKQQQSGPLVTAEGKNRTPPTVVRKAFPKTPRTKAALLAPSTGHIESPVTIIIGKKNRLVSKTPLRLPKKGRKSMIKKDKKKSMGRMSLGGVADLFTTPPQKSPVSSLSTPASNVGTPDSVLYADIPDTPNGPGEMFVSPLSVGKKSARKSVNLVGVKELFKGKTPAKSPSTPSGLKRMLASPKPTASPASPSGVARLFATPVSKPKASPAKSSSKKLTARKAVTNPKTVSPLSARGKKRALSPADFPLSKKPKLSGDVRAAVVESPVPATPKPARGTRNGGLKKLKTPVKTLKRTPKSKAVVKEVKSASPAKKGRSTRAGLKADTPAKSATQVKEAAVTVEASPAKKGRRGKPATPAKKTPVKKAAAAEKASVVVVDVPTPVEEKVAASPAKKGRATRRGKPASPAKKTPVKKTPVKKTPVKKTAVAKKTPEAISAPATEVSVPAPVQEEKVAASPVKKGRATRRGKPATPVKKTPVKKTPVKKTPVKKTPVKKTAVAKKAPEAISAPAPEVNVPAPVQEEKVATPVIAKLTGGRRAKVVVSPLKKSTKSAKKSPTPAKRGRAATAAVPLLETAAEQVTTVQQSAPTMEKVSTPAKASPVKKGRSTRRGKAASPVKKTPVKKAQATKAAPKPVTPVVQQEAIKVNSPVKSSPVKQGRTTRRGKAASPVKKTPVKKGQVTKAAPKTATPVKEQEVIKVATPAKATPAKKGRATRAAPKPATLVVEAPTVENTSQKRKAEVVDTVPAKKGKAASAETFVTATEPTVVVSPAKKGRAATRRGKAASPAKKGSSTKIAPVVAALVAEPEPVIVTVVKAKPGKRKAAEPGVAASPKKVKAAPQPSVKADSPVKAKRSTKGKEATPKVKKEKLAVKKATPAKRVTRARR, encoded by the exons GTTTTTCTGGTAAACTTGAATAAAGGTCACCAGGTGGAAGTAAACGGAAAGCCAATTCAGGATTCTGTTCAACTGAATCACAAAGACGTGTTCTCCATCATCGATAGGTTATTTCGTCTTGAATTTCCTACACTATCACCTCAGAAGATGCTGAAGACCCCATCATCCACCCCAAAG GCCACGTCAAAAACCCCTGGAAAATCGCCTGCAATCTCCCGCAAGCAGTCCCCCTCACCAGGACGCCATGCCACCCCTTTAGCCGGTCACCAGCCAAGAGGAAGAACACCAAAACCTTCACCAAAGTCCATACTAGTTGCCCAGAATACTCCAGTGTCTGTTAAAACCACACCTATTGCAAGACCGGGTTCAACTCCATCTTCTGTTAAATCTGTTTCTAAAACCAAGCTCACTCCAAGGGCTTTGTCAACTCCAGTTGTTGACATGAGCCAACCCGGTTCTTCAAAGAAGCCTTTTACATCTAAGACAAATTCAATGAATATTTTGGCGAATCCAATAGTGGAGGCTGTAAAACAATCTACACATAGCGTTCCAAGTCCTAAGGTTGCAACACCCAAACAAGCTACTCCTAAGCCAGCAAGCGCAAAGGTAGCCACTCCTAAGCCAGCAACTCCAACGGTGGCAAGTCCGAAGGTATCTACCCCTAAGCCAGCAAACCCAAGGGTGGCAAGTCCAAAGGTTGCCACTCCTAAGCCAGCAACACCTAGGGCCGAAAGTCCTAGGGTAGCCACTCCTAAACCAGCAACACCTAGAGCTGCAAGTCCAAAGGTAGCCACTCCTAAACCAGCAACACCTAGGGCCCAAAGTCCAAAG GTAGCCACTCCTAAACCAGCAACACCTAGGGCCGCGAGTCCAAAG GTAGCCACTCCTAAACCAGCAACACCTGGGGCCGCAAGTCCAAAGGTAGCCACTCCTAAACCAGCAACACCTAGGGCAGCAAGTCCAAAGGTTGCCACTCCTAAGCCAGCAACACCTAGGGCAGAAAGTCCAAAGGTAGCCACTCCTAAACCAGCAACATACAGGGCCGCGAGTCCAAAAGTAGCCACTCCTAAGCCAGCAACACCTAAGGCAGCAAGTCCAAAGGTAGCCACTCCTGATCCAGCCACCCCAAAACCAGCAAGTACAAATGTGGCTTCTCCGAAACCAGCAACACCCAGGGCGGCGAGTCCAAAGGTTGCCACTCCTAAACCTGCAACACCTAAGGCAGCAAGTCCAAAGAAGACACCTAAATCCACAACACCATTGGCGTGGACAACTACTCCAAAG GTCATCTTTGATACAAATAACAGTGCTGGCAAGAAAACTAAAG ACACACCCAAGGCCAAGAATCCTGTCACCCCAAAAAGCAGTAGTAAAAAGAGGCCAGCAGATGACCAAGGCAGTGCTGTTGCACCATCAGCTAAGCGAAAACGCGTGTCATTTGGTCCAAAACTGAGCCCAGAGTTGTTTGTTAAAAAGCTGCCCCCCTCAACCCCTGTGCGCCGTGGGGCTCTGCCCCCCAGGGTTGTCGAATTGCCAAAACCTTCATCATCACCTTTGCTGAAAAGACGCTCACTTGCTGCACCGCAGAAGTCGCCTATCCGGGAGGAATCACCTGCAAAGAAGTCTTCTCCAAAAAGTGCAAAGAAGACTTTGGCAACTGTTCCTGGTACTCCGGATGCTCCATCCACCTCAGTTTCTACAGCTCCTGCAGAGAAATCACCCAAGGGACGATCACCTTCACCCAAGAAACCAGCTGGAAGGAGTCGATCTGTTTCTCCTGCTAAGAAGAGCCAGTCTCCATCTTCCAAGGGCAGAAGATCCACCCCGCTTGCAGCTGTATCTAAATCTGATACTCCAGTAGCTGTTGTTGCCCCTTTGCCATCTACACCTACTACAAAGGAGCAATCCCCTAAGAAATCTCCCAAAAATACAACTCCCAGCCAGCAGAGAAGTCGCTCCGTCTCTCCGAGTAAGAGATCTCCTAAAAGTTCGAGCCCTAGAAGTCATTCAGCTTCACCAGCCCAGTCTCCTAAGAGTTCTAAGAAGACACAGCTTCACCAAGCAGTTGTTAATCCCGTTGCTGAGGTTGCAAGACCACCTTCACCAAGAAAGTCTACATCACCCTTCAAGAAGGCTTCCTCAGAGACCCCTAAATCTCAGCCCAAGCTGTCATCACCTAAAACTTTGCCATCGAAAGCTTCATCAAAAGCAGCTTCACCTAAGCGTGCAAGGTCTCTGTCATCTTCAACAAAATCTACACCAAAGTCTGGACGCAAATCATCCCCAGTCAAATCAGCTAAAAAGTTGGCTAAGAAGAGTTCTAGAAAGTCTGCTGGTGATGCCAATCTGAAGGGCTTGAAAAGACTAATGAAGACACCCAAAAACAAAACtaataacaatataaatgagAGTTTTACTGGTTTAGCGGATATGTTGCTGCAAAGCACACCAATCATTTCAACACCAGCATCTGCTAGGTCAAAGGCAAGACCTGCTTCACCAGTGAATACAGTTGTTGAATCTGCTGCAGTTCCAGCTGTTGAATCTGCTTCAGTTCTTAAAGCAGTAAAGACCCCCAAATCCATCAAGAAATCAACACCCAAGTCAGCCACACTTAAGTCAATAAAAAAGACCCCAAGAATGGAAAAGAATCTTAAGCGCAAGAGGTCTTCCCCAGGCATGATCGTGACTGTTGCAGTAAAGAGAATGAAAATTGGTTCTCCTACCCCAACAAAGACGCTATCCCCTCCAGTGTCACTCAAGAAAGCAGTCGCTTTGAG GGCTATCCATGGTAAGAAAGCCACACCTAAACTCCCAAAGAAGACATGGGCTGATATTGTGAAAAAGCCTGCAGCAGTTAAAACTACTCCCCCAAAACAACAGCAGTCTGGACCTTTGGTGACAGCAGAAGGGAAAAATAGAACACCCCCAACTGTTGTTCGAAAG GCTTTTCCTAAAACGCCCAGAACCAAAGCTGCCTTGCTGGCTCCTTCGACTGGTCATATTGAGTCCCCAGTCACTATTATCATTGGTAAGAAGAATCGCCTGGTGTCCAAGACCCCTCTTCGATTGCCAAAGAAGGGAAGAAAGAGTATGATTAAG AAGGACAAGAAGAAGTCAATGGGCAGGATGAGTCTTGGTGGTGTTGCAGATCTTTTCACAACTCCACCTCAGAAGTCGCCAGTGTCTTCCCTCTCCACGCCAGCATCCAATGTTGGTACGCCTGACTCAGTGCTGTACGCAGATATACCAGACACTCCTAATGGCCCTGGTGAAATGTTTGTGTCTCCTCTGTCAGTTGGCAAGAAGTCAGCCAGGAAAAGTGTGAACTTGGTTGGAGTGAAAGAGCTCTTTAAGGGAAAGACTCCAGCGAAATCACCTTCAACCCCATCTGGCTTGAAGAGAATGCTTGCCTCCCCCAAGCCAACAGCAAGTCCGGCTAGTCCATCAGGGGTAGCAAGGTTGTTTGCCACACCTGTGAGCAAACCTAAG GCCTCTCCTGCCAAATCGTCAAGCAAGAAGTTGACTGCAAGGAAGGCTGTGACAAATCCTAAAACAGTGTCACCTCTCTCAGCTAG AGGTAAGAAGCGTGCTTTGTCCCCGGCTGATTTTCCACTCAGTAAGAAGCCGAAGCTATCCGGAGATGTGAGAGCTGCTGTTGTCGAGTCTCCTGTACCAGCTACACCCAAACCAGCAAG GGGAACACGGAATGGTGGGCTTAAAAAGCTGAAGACTCCAGTCAAGACGCTGAAACGTACTCCTAAATCCAAGGCAGTGGTTAAGGAAGTGAAATCAGCCTCCCCAGCCAAAAAGGGCCGATCTACAAGGGCTGGACTTAAGGCAGACACTCCAGCGAAATCTGCCACACAAGTGAAAGAGGCTGCTGTCACAG TTGAAGCCAGTCCAGCAAAGAAAGGAAGGCGAGGGAAGCCAGCAACTCCAGCCAAGAAAACTCCAGTCAAGAAGGCAGCTGCAGCTGAAAAGGCATCTGTGGTAGTTGTAGATGTACCGACTCCAGTAGAAGAGAAAG TTGCAGCCAGTCCTGCAAAGAAAGGAAGGGCTACAAGGCGAGGAAAGCCAGCTTCTCCAGCTAAGAAAACACCAGTAAAGAAGACACCAGTTAAGAAAACACCAGTAAAGAAGACAGCTGTAGCTAAGAAGACACCAGAAGCCATATCAGCACCTGCAACAGAAGTTAGTGTACCAGCACCTGTACAAGAAGAGAAAG TTGCAGCCAGTCCTGTAAAGAAAGGAAGGGCTACAAGGCGAGGAAAGCCAGCTACTCCAGTTAAGAAAACACCAGTAAAGAAGACGCCAGTTAAGAAAACACCTGTAAAGAAGACGCCTGTTAAGAAGACAGCTGTAGCTAAGAAGGCACCAGAAGCCATATCGGCACCTGCACCAGAAGTTAATGTGCCAGCACCTGTACAAGAAGAAAAAG TTGCCACCCCAGTAATAGCCAAGCTCACAGGCGGTCGCCGTGCCAAGGTGGTTGTTAGTCCACTTAAGAAAAGCACAAAATCTGCCAAGAAATCCCCCACTCCTGCCAAGAGGGGTAGAGCTGCAACGGCTGCTGTCCCTTTACTGGAAACAGCTGCTGAACAAGTCACAACAGTGCAACAATCGGCACCAACTATGGAGAAAG TTTCTACCCCAGCTAAGGCGTCTCCAGTAAAGAAGGGCCGTTCAACACGCCGTGGTAAGGCTGCAAGTCCAGTCAAAAAGACCCCTGTCAAGAAGGCACAAGCAACAAAGGCTGCACCTAAACCTGTTACTCCTGTTGTGCAACAAGAAGCTATTAAAG TGAATTCCCCAGTTAAGTCCTCTCCAGTAAAGCAGGGCCGTACAACAAGACGAGGAAAGGCTGCAAGCCCAGTCAAGAAGACACCTGTCAAGAAGGGACAAGTAACAAAGGCTGCACCTAAAACTGCTACACCTGTTAAAGAACAAGAAGTTATTAAAG TTGCTACCCCAGCCAAGGCCACCCCAGCCAAGAAGGGACGTGCAACAAGGGCTGCACCTAAGCCTGCTACTCTTGTTGTTGAAG CACCTACTGTAGAGAATACCAGCCAGAAACGGAAAGCAGAAGTTGTGGACACTGTTCCTGCTAAAAAGGGCAAAGCAGCATCTGCAGAAACTTTTGTGACAGCAACAG aGCCTACTGTTGTGGTCTCTCCTGCAAAGAAGGGGCGAGCAGCGACAAGGCGTGGAAAGGCAGCTAGTCCTGCAAAAAAGGGGAGTTCTACAAAAATTGCCCCAGTAGTTGCAGCACTTGTGGCTGAACCAGAGCCTGTCATAG TGACCGTGGTAAAAGCAAAGCCAGGAAAGAGAAAGGCTGCTGAACCAGGGGTAGCAGCATCTCCGAAGAAAGTTAAAGCAGCACCTCAGCCATCTGTTAAAGCTG ATTCGCCAGTGAAAGCCAAGCGTTCAACCAAAGGTAAAGAAGCTACCCCTAAAGTGAAGAAAGAGAAGCTGGCTGTCAAGAAAGCAACTCCTGCTAAACGCGTCACAAGGGCAAGAAGATAA